The following proteins are encoded in a genomic region of Paraburkholderia sp. BL23I1N1:
- the flgG gene encoding flagellar basal-body rod protein FlgG yields MNRSLYIAATGMNAQQAQMDVISNNLANVSTNGFKGSRAVFEDLLYQTIRQPGANSTQNTELPSGIQLGTGVQQVATERLYTQGNLQQTGNSKDIAINGQGFFQVQMPDGTTAYTRDGSFQTNAQGQLVTSSGYQVIPAITIPNNATSLTIGSDGVVSITVAGSTNSQQLGSMQVATFINPAGLDAKGENLFSETASSGAPNVAQPGLNGAGTLNQGYVEASNVNVVQELVNMIQTQRAYEINSKAVTTSDQMLQTLSQMQV; encoded by the coding sequence GTGAATCGCTCACTCTACATCGCCGCTACCGGCATGAATGCGCAACAGGCGCAGATGGACGTGATCTCGAACAACCTCGCGAACGTGAGCACCAACGGCTTCAAGGGTTCGCGCGCGGTGTTCGAGGATCTGCTGTATCAAACCATCCGCCAGCCGGGTGCGAACTCGACACAAAACACCGAGCTGCCGTCCGGCATCCAGCTCGGCACGGGTGTGCAACAGGTCGCGACCGAACGTCTGTACACGCAGGGCAACCTGCAGCAGACCGGCAACTCGAAAGACATCGCGATCAACGGTCAGGGCTTTTTCCAGGTGCAGATGCCTGACGGCACGACCGCCTACACGCGTGACGGTTCGTTCCAGACCAACGCGCAAGGCCAGCTCGTCACGTCGAGCGGCTATCAGGTGATTCCGGCGATCACGATTCCGAACAACGCGACCTCGCTGACCATCGGCAGCGACGGCGTAGTGTCGATCACCGTGGCAGGCTCGACCAACAGCCAGCAGCTCGGCTCGATGCAGGTCGCCACCTTCATCAACCCGGCCGGTCTGGATGCGAAGGGTGAGAACCTGTTCTCGGAAACTGCTTCGTCGGGTGCGCCGAATGTCGCGCAACCGGGCCTGAACGGCGCCGGCACGCTCAATCAGGGTTACGTGGAAGCGTCGAACGTGAACGTGGTGCAGGAACTGGTGAACATGATCCAGACGCAGCGCGCTTACGAAATCAACAGCAAGGCCGTGACGACGTCCGACCAGATGCTGCAGACCCTCAGCCAGATGCAGGTTTAA
- the flgF gene encoding flagellar basal-body rod protein FlgF encodes MDRLIYTAMSGSTQALEQQAIVANNLANASTTGFRAQLATFRAVPMAFGDGSSINDNTTRTFVLSSTPGADYTPGPIQQTGNPLDVAIQGPGWLAVQTADGNEAYTRAGNLHVDENGQLVNAMNQTVLGNGGPVSVPPGAEITIGKDGTVSALTPGDPPTAVVTVDQLKLVNPDPQTMTRGDDGLFRTADGNAADADPAVTLAPASLEGSNVNPVSAMVSMITNARQFQMQTKLLESADKNDQSANQLLSFS; translated from the coding sequence ATGGATCGGCTGATCTACACCGCGATGTCGGGCAGCACGCAAGCGCTCGAACAGCAGGCTATCGTTGCCAACAATCTGGCGAACGCCTCGACCACCGGCTTTCGCGCGCAGCTTGCGACTTTCCGCGCCGTGCCGATGGCGTTCGGCGACGGCAGCTCGATCAACGACAACACCACGCGCACCTTCGTGCTGTCGTCGACGCCGGGCGCCGACTATACGCCGGGGCCGATCCAGCAGACGGGCAACCCGCTCGACGTGGCGATTCAGGGTCCGGGCTGGCTGGCGGTGCAGACCGCCGACGGCAACGAGGCTTACACGCGCGCCGGCAATCTGCACGTTGACGAAAACGGGCAACTGGTGAACGCCATGAACCAGACCGTGCTCGGCAACGGCGGCCCGGTATCGGTGCCGCCGGGAGCGGAAATCACCATCGGCAAGGACGGCACGGTGTCCGCGCTGACGCCGGGCGATCCGCCGACGGCGGTGGTGACGGTCGATCAGCTGAAGCTGGTGAATCCGGATCCGCAAACCATGACGCGCGGCGACGATGGTCTCTTTCGTACCGCCGACGGCAATGCCGCCGACGCCGATCCGGCCGTCACGCTGGCGCCGGCATCGCTTGAAGGCAGCAACGTGAATCCGGTCAGCGCGATGGTCTCGATGATCACCAACGCCCGCCAGTTCCAGATGCAGACCAAGCTGCTGGAAAGCGCGGATAAGAACGACCAGTCCGCCAACCAGTTGCTCAGCTTTAGCTAA
- a CDS encoding flagellar hook protein FlgE, whose amino-acid sequence MGYQQGLSGLSASSSDLDVIGNNIANANTVGFKSGAAQFADMYANSVATAVGNQVGIGTKLSEVQQQFAQGTITSTNQALDVAINGNGFFQLSNNGSLVYSRNGVFQLDKNGNIVNAQGLQLMGYAANTAGIINTAQTVPLSVPTANIAPQATTKIVAGLNLNAQDPLMLGTPVVTPGVHTGTTTTTGATITNTASGTNNDNYTVTFTSPTTYTVTDTTLGTTTAPATYTAGTSIPLGNGQTVTFNGVPATNDTYTIAPTPVAFNQNSSSTYNYSTSTTVYDSLGGSQTVNMYFAKTSAGTWNVYAGTSTGTANLVGHANFNSSGTLLGTTDAAGVATTTPFVFNFGIPTTDGSSTPQNLTLNIAGTTQYGGKDGVNSLQPDGYAAGTLTSFTIGADGTLTGNYSNQQTAALGQVVLANFSNQNGLVNLGNNEFQQTSQSGVAQISAPGSTNHGVLQGGAVENSNVDLTSELVNLITAQRNYQANAQTIKTQQTVDQTLINL is encoded by the coding sequence ATGGGTTACCAACAAGGTTTGAGTGGTTTGTCGGCGTCGTCGAGCGACCTCGACGTGATCGGCAACAACATCGCCAACGCGAATACGGTTGGCTTCAAGAGCGGCGCGGCGCAATTCGCCGACATGTACGCCAATTCGGTGGCGACGGCGGTGGGCAACCAGGTCGGCATCGGTACGAAGCTTTCCGAAGTGCAGCAGCAGTTTGCGCAGGGCACGATCACCAGCACCAACCAGGCGCTCGACGTCGCGATCAACGGCAACGGCTTCTTCCAGCTGTCGAACAACGGCTCGCTGGTGTACTCGCGCAACGGCGTGTTCCAGCTCGACAAGAACGGCAACATCGTCAACGCGCAAGGCCTGCAACTGATGGGCTATGCCGCGAACACCGCGGGCATCATCAATACCGCGCAAACCGTACCGCTCAGCGTGCCGACGGCGAACATCGCGCCGCAAGCGACCACCAAGATCGTCGCCGGTTTGAACCTGAACGCGCAGGATCCGCTCATGCTCGGCACGCCGGTCGTGACGCCCGGCGTTCACACCGGCACGACTACCACCACCGGCGCGACCATCACGAACACCGCTTCGGGCACGAACAACGACAACTACACCGTCACGTTCACGAGCCCGACTACGTACACGGTGACGGACACCACGCTCGGTACGACGACCGCCCCTGCTACGTACACGGCCGGCACGTCGATCCCGCTGGGCAATGGCCAAACCGTCACGTTCAACGGCGTGCCGGCGACCAACGACACCTACACGATCGCGCCGACCCCGGTTGCGTTCAACCAGAACAGCTCGTCGACGTACAACTACTCGACCAGCACGACGGTCTACGACTCGCTCGGCGGCTCGCAGACGGTCAACATGTACTTCGCCAAGACCTCGGCGGGTACGTGGAATGTGTACGCTGGCACCTCGACCGGCACCGCGAACCTGGTCGGCCACGCGAACTTCAATTCGTCGGGCACGCTGCTCGGCACCACCGACGCGGCCGGCGTCGCCACCACCACGCCGTTCGTCTTCAACTTCGGCATTCCGACCACCGACGGTTCGTCGACGCCGCAGAACCTCACGCTGAATATCGCCGGCACGACGCAGTACGGCGGCAAGGACGGCGTGAACTCGCTGCAGCCCGACGGCTACGCAGCCGGCACGCTGACGAGCTTCACGATCGGCGCGGACGGCACGCTGACCGGCAACTACTCGAACCAGCAAACCGCGGCGCTCGGCCAGGTCGTGCTCGCGAACTTCTCGAACCAGAACGGTCTCGTGAACCTCGGCAACAACGAGTTCCAGCAAACGTCCCAATCGGGCGTCGCGCAGATCTCCGCACCGGGCTCAACCAATCACGGCGTGCTGCAAGGCGGCGCGGTGGAAAACTCGAACGTCGACCTGACGAGCGAACTGGTGAACCTGATCACCGCGCAACGCAACTATCAAGCGAACGCGCAGACGATCAAGACCCAGCAGACCGTCGACCAGACCCTGATCAACCTGTAA
- the flgD gene encoding flagellar hook assembly protein FlgD, with protein sequence MTTNTTIGSNGTNVSQTLLDTMNGTSSSKSATSATSSTGSTSGTSATDLQNTFLQLLVAQLKNQDPTNPMDSSQMTSQLAQINTVSGISQLNTTLTSLATQMSAGQQSQAALLIGSTVLAPGNSVSVASGKAGAFGVQLANSVSDLQVVVKNSAGTIVNTIDLGKQSAGTIPVGWTPTDTAGNTLPDGTYTISAVGTINGQQATATTLAGATVQSVVMQSSGTPGLVLSNGSTVGLTSVAAIL encoded by the coding sequence TTGACCACCAATACCACCATCGGCAGCAACGGCACCAACGTGTCGCAAACGCTGCTCGATACGATGAACGGCACGAGCAGCAGCAAGAGTGCGACCAGCGCCACCAGCTCGACCGGCAGCACGTCGGGCACCTCGGCGACCGATCTGCAGAACACCTTTCTGCAATTGCTCGTCGCGCAGTTGAAGAACCAGGATCCGACCAATCCGATGGACAGCTCGCAGATGACCTCGCAGCTGGCGCAGATCAACACGGTGTCGGGCATCAGCCAGCTGAACACGACGCTCACCTCGCTCGCCACCCAGATGTCGGCAGGCCAGCAGTCGCAAGCCGCGCTGCTGATCGGCTCGACCGTGCTCGCGCCGGGCAACTCGGTGTCGGTCGCAAGCGGCAAGGCCGGCGCGTTCGGCGTGCAGCTCGCCAACTCGGTGAGCGATCTGCAGGTGGTCGTGAAGAACTCGGCGGGCACGATCGTCAACACGATCGACCTCGGCAAGCAGTCGGCCGGCACGATTCCAGTGGGCTGGACGCCGACCGACACGGCCGGCAATACGCTGCCCGACGGCACCTACACGATCAGCGCAGTCGGCACGATCAACGGTCAGCAGGCTACGGCCACCACGCTCGCGGGCGCGACGGTGCAAAGCGTCGTCATGCAAAGCAGCGGTACGCCGGGCCTCGTGCTGTCGAACGGCTCGACCGTGGGGCTGACCAGCGTCGCCGCCATCCTCTGA
- the flgC gene encoding flagellar basal body rod protein FlgC: protein MPSLMNIFGVAGSAMSAQSQRLNVTASNLANADSTTGPDGQPYKAKQVVFAVNPIGGARSGSGQQIGGVQVTGVVDDPTPMKTAYDPGNPAANSDGYVTLPNVDPVQEMVNMISASRSYQANVETLNTAKTLMLKTLTIGT from the coding sequence ATGCCATCTTTGATGAACATTTTTGGTGTTGCAGGCTCCGCGATGTCGGCGCAGTCGCAGCGGCTCAACGTGACGGCGTCGAATCTCGCCAACGCGGACAGCACGACCGGCCCGGACGGCCAGCCGTACAAGGCCAAACAGGTCGTGTTCGCGGTCAATCCGATTGGCGGCGCGCGCTCGGGCTCCGGCCAGCAGATCGGCGGCGTGCAGGTCACCGGCGTGGTCGACGACCCGACGCCGATGAAAACCGCCTACGACCCCGGCAACCCGGCAGCCAATTCGGACGGTTACGTCACGCTGCCCAACGTCGACCCGGTGCAGGAAATGGTCAACATGATCTCGGCCTCGCGCTCGTACCAGGCCAACGTCGAGACCCTGAACACCGCCAAGACGCTGATGCTGAAAACGCTCACGATCGGAACCTGA
- the flgB gene encoding flagellar basal body rod protein FlgB encodes MLDKLDAEFAFGRQALDVRAYRQELLSSNIANADTPGYKARDVDFASSLAGALKKTGGGVGTGASNNSTLAMTQPAGVTSGMSMVSTAPGHMSGKTTLTPTGGTPDDYGNLQYRIPTQPALDGNTVDIDTERVQFADNTLHFESGMTVLSGQIKTMLAAIQSGS; translated from the coding sequence ATGCTGGACAAACTCGATGCCGAATTCGCCTTTGGCCGCCAGGCGCTCGATGTGCGCGCTTACCGGCAGGAGCTGCTGTCGTCGAATATCGCCAACGCCGATACCCCCGGGTACAAGGCGCGCGATGTCGACTTCGCTTCGTCGCTGGCCGGCGCGCTGAAGAAGACGGGCGGCGGTGTGGGCACGGGCGCCTCGAACAATTCGACGCTCGCCATGACCCAGCCCGCCGGGGTGACGAGCGGCATGTCGATGGTGTCGACCGCGCCGGGCCACATGTCCGGCAAGACGACGCTGACGCCGACCGGCGGCACGCCGGACGACTACGGCAATCTGCAATACCGCATTCCGACGCAGCCCGCGCTCGACGGCAACACGGTCGACATCGATACCGAGCGGGTGCAGTTCGCGGACAACACGTTGCACTTCGAATCGGGCATGACGGTGCTGTCGGGCCAGATCAAGACGATGCTCGCGGCGATTCAGTCGGGCTCGTAG
- the flgA gene encoding flagellar basal body P-ring formation chaperone FlgA produces the protein MDQSSFDPTHRASRAAAHRVGAVRRASCGARGLLTRLVVSLAVWVAGGIVLLPVAQAQDTGASIVIPGPGEKNPAALADLAAQMQATPAKRTGSAATLAAATAQSLTPGPVARNADPFTRAANASGSIVIAGAGEPPAAPQMIRTSFKPDANGVVTIPAPGSANAAAMANPAADLARVNMAPGSRQGTGVQSVLANSPSNGVESATSNAPAASGFDSLASRGEPPQLGANGKPIVPPAAASKPAPAAAATPAPMPTPPATIARTPAMRQVAPAVTQPNLRPAVVAQPVPLPGQQDAEAIRSAALAFLQQQSAGLPGKVDITVAPAFPRGLAACTMLEPFMPSGARLWGRMTVGVRCAGERPWTIYLQARISLHATYYLAARAMAPGEVFTAADLVARDGDLTGLPQAIVTDPSQAVGSVSLVRIAGGMPLRRDMLKSASAVSIGQTVRVVAAGEGFAISAEGSAMNNASPGQQVRVKTANGQIISGIVKDGSTVEIQL, from the coding sequence ATGGACCAATCCAGCTTCGATCCGACGCACCGCGCAAGCCGCGCGGCGGCGCATCGCGTGGGCGCGGTCCGGCGTGCTTCGTGTGGGGCACGCGGTCTCCTGACTCGCCTCGTTGTGAGCCTGGCGGTGTGGGTCGCCGGCGGCATCGTGCTGCTTCCGGTTGCGCAGGCGCAGGACACCGGCGCCTCCATCGTGATTCCTGGCCCCGGTGAAAAGAATCCCGCCGCCCTCGCCGATCTGGCCGCGCAGATGCAGGCAACGCCCGCGAAACGCACCGGGTCCGCGGCAACGCTTGCCGCCGCTACCGCGCAGTCGCTCACGCCGGGACCGGTCGCACGCAACGCCGATCCATTCACGCGCGCCGCCAATGCAAGTGGCTCGATCGTCATTGCGGGCGCGGGCGAACCGCCTGCCGCGCCGCAGATGATCCGTACCAGTTTCAAGCCCGACGCGAACGGGGTCGTGACGATTCCCGCGCCGGGCAGCGCCAATGCGGCGGCGATGGCTAATCCCGCGGCCGACCTTGCACGCGTCAATATGGCGCCGGGATCGCGGCAAGGCACCGGCGTGCAATCGGTGCTCGCCAACTCGCCCAGCAACGGTGTGGAAAGCGCAACCAGCAACGCGCCGGCGGCCAGCGGCTTCGACAGTCTTGCTTCGCGCGGCGAGCCGCCCCAGTTGGGCGCGAACGGCAAACCCATTGTGCCCCCCGCAGCCGCATCGAAGCCCGCACCGGCGGCCGCGGCAACGCCCGCGCCGATGCCGACACCGCCCGCGACCATCGCCCGCACGCCGGCGATGCGCCAGGTGGCGCCCGCGGTCACGCAACCGAATCTGCGCCCCGCCGTGGTGGCGCAACCCGTGCCGCTCCCGGGCCAGCAGGACGCCGAGGCGATCCGCAGCGCGGCGCTCGCCTTCTTGCAGCAGCAATCGGCAGGCTTGCCGGGCAAGGTCGACATCACCGTCGCCCCAGCGTTTCCGCGCGGGCTCGCGGCCTGCACGATGCTCGAGCCCTTCATGCCCAGCGGCGCGCGCCTGTGGGGCCGTATGACCGTTGGCGTGCGTTGCGCCGGCGAACGGCCGTGGACCATCTATCTGCAAGCGCGCATTTCGCTGCACGCCACCTACTATCTGGCCGCCCGCGCGATGGCGCCGGGTGAAGTGTTCACGGCCGCCGACCTCGTCGCGCGCGACGGCGACCTGACCGGTTTGCCGCAGGCAATCGTCACGGACCCGTCGCAGGCGGTCGGCTCGGTGTCGCTCGTGCGCATCGCTGGCGGCATGCCGCTGCGCCGCGACATGCTGAAAAGCGCGTCGGCGGTGTCGATCGGACAAACGGTTCGGGTCGTCGCAGCGGGCGAAGGGTTCGCGATTTCGGCCGAAGGCAGCGCGATGAACAACGCCTCGCCGGGTCAGCAGGTACGGGTGAAGACGGCCAACGGCCAGATCATCTCCGGCATCGTCAAGGATGGTTCGACGGTGGAGATTCAATTGTGA
- the flgM gene encoding flagellar biosynthesis anti-sigma factor FlgM, with the protein MKVDSTTNSNLPTLKDALSRSQQSDAATANTNAQSAGTASQTTTSGSSSGDASVSLSGLSQHLRSLAASGSADIDTAHVESIKAAIKDGSLTIDSSKIADGVLNTARELLQSKTSSTGN; encoded by the coding sequence GTGAAAGTCGATTCCACAACCAATTCGAATCTGCCGACGTTGAAAGACGCCCTGTCCCGCTCGCAGCAAAGCGACGCGGCGACCGCGAACACCAACGCGCAGAGTGCGGGCACAGCCTCGCAGACCACCACCAGCGGTTCGAGCTCGGGCGACGCCAGCGTCAGCCTGTCGGGTCTGTCGCAGCATCTGCGCAGTCTCGCGGCATCCGGCTCAGCCGATATCGACACGGCGCACGTCGAGTCGATCAAGGCAGCCATCAAGGATGGCTCGCTCACGATCGATTCGAGCAAGATCGCCGACGGCGTGCTGAACACCGCGCGCGAACTGTTGCAAAGCAAAACCTCGTCGACCGGCAACTAA
- a CDS encoding flagella synthesis protein FlgN, with the protein MKDALLATLIEEYSAVEAFASILALETKALTALSPLELLPPIVEKKTELIGTLANLEATRDALLAEMGFPAGWPGMELAASADTRLAEQWALLQKAAERARRFNTSNGELIRVRMDYNQRALTALQVAVPQKAGFYGPDGRIPARPAA; encoded by the coding sequence ATGAAAGACGCCCTGCTTGCCACCCTCATCGAAGAATATTCGGCCGTCGAGGCGTTCGCCTCGATTCTGGCGCTCGAGACCAAGGCACTGACCGCCTTGTCGCCGCTCGAACTGCTGCCGCCAATCGTTGAAAAGAAAACCGAACTGATCGGCACGCTCGCAAATCTGGAAGCGACGCGCGACGCGCTGCTTGCGGAAATGGGCTTTCCGGCCGGCTGGCCCGGTATGGAACTCGCCGCCAGCGCGGATACGCGGCTCGCCGAGCAATGGGCGCTGCTGCAAAAAGCCGCCGAGCGGGCGCGGCGCTTCAATACGAGCAACGGCGAGCTGATCCGCGTGCGGATGGACTACAACCAGCGCGCGCTGACCGCGCTGCAAGTGGCCGTGCCTCAGAAGGCCGGTTTCTACGGACCGGACGGGCGAATTCCGGCGCGTCCGGCAGCTTGA
- the ltrA gene encoding group II intron reverse transcriptase/maturase — MGAQQKTHRVLDSGGRGEAPMAADRGAEPMAANPESESPSAYDRLMEEVCERGNLKQALKRVKANKGAPGVDGMTVQALPAYLREHWPSIRATLLNGTYQPQPVRRVEIPKPDGGGVRKLGIPSAPDRFVQQAVLQVLQRQWDPTFSDSSYGFRPGRSAHQAVAQAQSYIQSGYRWVVDLDLEKFFDRVSHDILMSRVAKRVSDRRVLKLIRSFLTAGVMEHGLVGATDEGTPQGGPLSPLLSNLMLDELDRELERRGLRFVRYADDCNVYVRSERAGQRVMAGLKAFLTGKLKLKVNEAKSAVARPHTRTFLGFTFSGREQIKRRIAPKALARFKDRVRELTQRTRGVSVDQMIGALKRYLAGWRGYFGFCETPSVLQRLDEWIRRRIRCFFWKQWKRGRTRFRELTVRGVSRNLAAQTVGSPHDAWRLSCSPALGIALSNRYLRSLGLPSLRP; from the coding sequence ATGGGAGCGCAGCAGAAAACGCATCGCGTCCTCGACAGCGGAGGCAGGGGTGAAGCTCCGATGGCTGCTGATCGAGGGGCTGAACCTATGGCGGCGAACCCCGAGTCTGAAAGCCCGTCGGCATATGACCGACTGATGGAAGAAGTCTGCGAAAGGGGGAACCTGAAGCAGGCGTTGAAGCGTGTGAAAGCTAACAAGGGCGCACCGGGCGTGGACGGGATGACCGTTCAGGCATTACCGGCGTACCTGCGGGAGCATTGGCCGTCGATACGGGCCACGCTGCTGAACGGCACATACCAGCCTCAACCTGTGAGACGGGTCGAGATACCCAAGCCGGATGGCGGTGGCGTGCGCAAGCTCGGCATCCCTTCTGCGCCTGACCGATTCGTCCAGCAGGCGGTCTTGCAGGTGTTGCAAAGGCAGTGGGACCCGACGTTCTCGGACTCCAGCTACGGTTTCCGTCCGGGACGCTCGGCGCATCAGGCAGTGGCGCAGGCGCAAAGCTACATCCAGTCGGGGTATCGATGGGTTGTAGATTTGGATCTGGAGAAATTCTTCGATCGCGTGAGCCACGACATCTTGATGAGTCGGGTGGCAAAACGGGTTAGTGACAGACGCGTTCTGAAGCTGATTCGCTCCTTCCTGACGGCGGGCGTGATGGAGCACGGGCTGGTTGGTGCGACGGACGAGGGCACCCCCCAGGGTGGTCCCCTGTCGCCGTTGTTATCCAATCTGATGCTCGACGAGCTTGACCGGGAGCTTGAGCGACGCGGGCTGCGTTTCGTGAGGTACGCCGACGATTGTAACGTCTATGTACGCAGCGAACGCGCGGGCCAGCGGGTGATGGCGGGGCTGAAAGCCTTCCTCACCGGCAAGCTGAAGCTGAAGGTCAATGAAGCGAAGAGCGCCGTCGCACGGCCACACACGCGGACGTTTCTGGGCTTCACCTTCTCGGGGCGGGAGCAGATCAAACGGCGCATTGCGCCCAAGGCACTGGCTCGCTTCAAGGATCGGGTCCGGGAACTGACTCAACGCACGCGCGGGGTCAGCGTCGACCAGATGATCGGCGCGCTGAAACGTTATCTGGCAGGGTGGCGGGGCTACTTCGGTTTCTGCGAAACGCCCAGCGTTCTGCAACGCCTGGATGAATGGATACGCCGCCGCATCCGCTGCTTCTTCTGGAAGCAGTGGAAACGGGGCCGCACAAGATTCCGGGAGCTGACAGTACGCGGCGTCAGCCGAAACCTTGCTGCCCAGACGGTCGGTTCGCCACACGATGCGTGGCGGCTGAGTTGCAGTCCCGCGCTGGGCATCGCCTTGTCAAACCGTTACCTTCGCTCGCTGGGGCTTCCATCACTAAGGCCATAG
- the ltrA gene encoding group II intron reverse transcriptase/maturase, translating to MSEIPVHPRPRRLSDWINPMEARKVHSLIDKVYQRKNLEVAWERVRANRGSGGVDGISVADFAEQADQHLDRLQAELRARTYQPQPVRRVSIPKVGKPGEFRNLGIPSIYDRVCQQALLNRLEPIFEPVFDEANFGYRRGRSTHDALRKIWREIEGGREWIVDADLKDFFGSVDHDKLLSLIAQRIADGRVLSLIKAMLKAGSFGKGRLFPSERGTPQGGVASPLLSNILLTPFDREMRLKGYQLTRYADDWVITCSSQAEARAAIAAATKILSALGVQLHPQKTRIVHVRFGFEFLGYKIKRGRQLSLPTAKIRSGARSGALYAYPREKSVQRFMDQVRRLTKRCVPLRTRELIGRLNPILRGWGHYYKRSHVRRIFNRLNRWIVRRIWSHRFKRWRNMGWKVLPEARLYGEFGLVNLVQLIPSIASQHAASS from the coding sequence ATGAGCGAAATACCCGTACATCCGCGCCCGAGGAGACTGTCTGACTGGATCAACCCGATGGAAGCAAGGAAGGTCCACTCATTAATTGACAAGGTTTATCAACGGAAGAATCTGGAAGTCGCCTGGGAGCGAGTCCGGGCCAACCGGGGTAGTGGCGGTGTCGATGGAATCAGCGTGGCAGACTTTGCCGAACAGGCGGACCAGCATCTGGACCGTCTGCAGGCAGAACTGCGTGCGCGGACCTATCAGCCGCAACCGGTCCGGCGGGTCTCGATCCCGAAAGTCGGCAAACCGGGGGAGTTCCGCAATCTCGGCATACCGTCGATTTACGATCGCGTATGTCAGCAGGCGCTGCTCAACCGTCTGGAGCCGATCTTCGAGCCGGTATTCGACGAGGCCAACTTCGGGTATCGGCGAGGGCGATCGACACACGACGCTTTGCGCAAGATCTGGAGGGAGATCGAGGGCGGCAGGGAATGGATTGTTGATGCTGATCTGAAGGACTTCTTTGGATCAGTTGACCATGACAAACTTCTGTCGCTCATTGCCCAGCGCATCGCTGACGGTCGGGTACTAAGCCTGATCAAGGCGATGCTTAAAGCCGGTAGTTTCGGCAAGGGTCGTCTCTTTCCGAGCGAGCGTGGAACGCCGCAAGGTGGGGTAGCTTCACCGCTGCTCAGCAATATCCTCCTGACGCCGTTTGATCGGGAGATGCGGCTTAAGGGCTACCAGCTTACCCGTTACGCGGATGACTGGGTGATCACCTGTTCATCCCAGGCAGAAGCGCGCGCAGCCATCGCGGCGGCGACGAAGATTCTGAGCGCACTGGGTGTGCAACTCCATCCGCAGAAGACGCGGATCGTGCATGTCCGGTTTGGATTCGAGTTTCTCGGCTACAAGATCAAGCGTGGGCGGCAGTTATCGCTGCCCACGGCCAAAATCCGCAGTGGCGCCCGATCGGGTGCGCTGTACGCGTACCCCCGGGAGAAATCGGTCCAGCGTTTCATGGATCAGGTGCGTCGTCTTACAAAGAGATGTGTGCCGCTTCGAACGCGGGAGCTGATTGGACGGCTCAATCCCATCCTGCGGGGCTGGGGGCACTACTACAAGCGCTCCCACGTCCGGCGAATCTTCAACCGGCTCAACCGATGGATCGTGCGGCGTATCTGGTCGCATCGATTCAAGCGCTGGCGCAATATGGGCTGGAAGGTCTTGCCCGAGGCGCGGCTCTATGGCGAGTTCGGGTTGGTCAACCTTGTGCAACTGATACCTTCAATTGCGTCCCAGCATGCTGCATCTTCGTGA
- a CDS encoding type II toxin-antitoxin system HicA family toxin — MNSAELVKAIQADGWRLVRISGSHHHFRHAEKNGLVAIPHPKKDLPPGTLNSSLKQAGLK; from the coding sequence ATGAACAGCGCCGAGCTCGTGAAAGCAATTCAAGCGGATGGCTGGCGGCTGGTCCGAATATCGGGCAGCCACCATCATTTCCGGCACGCGGAAAAAAACGGTCTCGTGGCCATCCCGCACCCGAAGAAAGATCTTCCGCCCGGCACACTGAACAGCAGCTTGAAACAGGCAGGCCTGAAATGA
- a CDS encoding type II toxin-antitoxin system HicB family antitoxin yields the protein MKNLIFPIAIEPGDAHHAFGVVVPDIPGCHSAGDSLEDAYANAKEAIEAHLDTLLDEGLPIPERLTLDEHRLNPDYAGFTWGFVTTRNIPALKKAVRINISLPEALVHDIDAYAQARGMSRSAFLALAAEHEMADA from the coding sequence ATGAAGAATCTGATTTTCCCGATCGCGATCGAGCCTGGTGACGCACACCATGCGTTCGGCGTGGTTGTCCCCGACATTCCGGGTTGTCATTCGGCGGGTGATTCACTGGAAGACGCCTACGCGAACGCGAAAGAAGCGATCGAGGCACATCTGGATACGCTGCTCGACGAGGGCTTGCCGATTCCCGAGCGGCTGACCCTGGACGAGCATCGGCTTAATCCGGACTACGCGGGTTTTACTTGGGGTTTTGTCACCACGCGGAATATTCCGGCGCTGAAAAAAGCGGTGCGCATCAATATCTCGCTGCCCGAAGCGCTGGTTCACGATATCGACGCTTACGCCCAGGCGCGCGGCATGTCGCGCTCGGCGTTTCTCGCGCTGGCCGCGGAACATGAGATGGCGGACGCGTAA